In Clostridium sporogenes, one genomic interval encodes:
- a CDS encoding redox-sensing transcriptional repressor Rex — protein sequence MDKKKNISMAVIRRLPKYHRYLYELLKNDVDRISSKELSEKIGFTASQIRQDLNCFGDFGQQGYGYNVSELHHQISNILGLNNPYNIIIIGAGNIGQALANYTRFSKLGFNVKAMFDTNPKLIGLKIREIEILDIDYLSSYLEKNNIDIGIICVPHDNAQKVANILVKNDIKGIWNFAPIDLSVPEDVVVENVHLSDSLLTLTCLINKTE from the coding sequence ATGGATAAGAAAAAAAATATTTCAATGGCAGTTATAAGAAGATTACCTAAATATCATAGATATTTGTATGAATTATTAAAAAATGATGTAGACAGAATATCTTCAAAAGAATTAAGTGAAAAAATAGGATTTACTGCATCTCAAATACGCCAAGATTTAAACTGTTTTGGGGATTTTGGACAACAAGGATATGGGTATAATGTTAGCGAATTACATCATCAAATAAGCAATATATTAGGGCTAAACAATCCTTACAATATTATAATTATTGGAGCAGGTAACATAGGGCAAGCGTTAGCAAATTACACTAGATTTTCAAAATTAGGATTTAATGTAAAAGCTATGTTTGATACAAATCCTAAATTAATAGGATTAAAGATAAGAGAAATAGAAATATTAGATATTGATTATTTGTCTAGTTATCTAGAAAAAAACAATATAGATATAGGTATAATATGTGTACCCCATGATAACGCTCAAAAGGTAGCCAATATTCTTGTTAAAAATGACATAAAAGGCATATGGAATTTTGCACCTATAGATTTGTCAGTTCCAGAAGATGTAGTAGTAGAAAATGTACATTTAAGTGATAGTCTTTTAACTTTGACTTGCTTAATAAACAAGACTGAGTAA
- a CDS encoding sulfide/dihydroorotate dehydrogenase-like FAD/NAD-binding protein: protein MYKILEKKNIAPSIFLMKIKAPRVAKSAKPGQFVIVKMDEKGERIPLTICDYDKEEGSVTIVIQAIGSSTKKMDSFKEGDSFKDFVGPLGQPSDFVNENLDDIKKKKMVFIAGGLGAAPVYPQVKWLSDHGINADVIIGCKSKEHLILEEEMKKVAGNVYVATDDGSYGYKGLVTNLLKDLIDKEGKAYNHVVAIGPMIMMKFVTLLTKEYNIKTIVSLNTLMVDGTGMCGACRVTVGGQTKFACVDGPEFDGHLVDFKEALRRQQMYKTEEGKKLLEDQEKAEGHVCHVGLDGDK, encoded by the coding sequence ATGTACAAAATATTAGAAAAGAAAAACATAGCACCTAGTATATTTCTCATGAAGATTAAAGCACCAAGGGTAGCAAAGTCAGCAAAACCAGGACAATTTGTTATAGTTAAGATGGACGAAAAAGGAGAAAGAATACCTCTTACTATATGTGATTACGACAAAGAAGAGGGTAGTGTAACTATTGTTATTCAAGCTATAGGTTCTTCAACAAAAAAAATGGATTCTTTTAAAGAAGGGGATAGCTTTAAAGATTTTGTAGGACCATTGGGACAACCTTCAGATTTTGTAAATGAAAATTTGGATGATATAAAGAAAAAGAAAATGGTATTTATAGCAGGGGGACTTGGTGCAGCACCGGTATATCCACAAGTAAAATGGCTTAGTGATCATGGAATAAACGCAGATGTTATTATTGGATGTAAATCAAAAGAACATTTAATATTAGAGGAAGAAATGAAGAAGGTAGCAGGTAATGTTTATGTAGCTACAGATGATGGTTCTTATGGATATAAAGGACTTGTAACTAATTTATTAAAAGATTTAATTGATAAAGAAGGAAAAGCCTATAATCATGTAGTAGCAATAGGCCCTATGATTATGATGAAATTTGTAACTTTACTTACAAAGGAATACAACATAAAGACTATAGTAAGCTTAAACACTTTAATGGTAGATGGGACAGGTATGTGTGGAGCTTGTAGGGTAACTGTTGGAGGACAAACTAAGTTTGCTTGTGTAGATGGTCCGGAATTTGATGGACATTTAGTAGATTTCAAAGAGGCTCTTAGAAGACAACAAATGTATAAAACTGAAGAAGGAAAGAAATTATTAGAAGATCAAGAAAAAGCAGAAGGACATGTATGCCATGTAGGATTGGATGGTGATAAATAA
- the gltA gene encoding NADPH-dependent glutamate synthase, which yields MDRMKRVSVKEQDSNKRITNFDEVCLGYTEEEAIEEAKRCLHCKKPMCVGKCPVSVNIPEFIEHIKKGEFEKAAKAIAKDSALPAVCGRVCPQETQCEGKCVLGIKGEPVAIGKLERFVADWSRKNNVDLSKTEEKKNKKVAVIGSGPAGLTCAGDLAKKGYDVTIFEALHEPGGVLVYGIPEFRLPKDTVVKHEIDNVKKLGVKIETNVIVGKTVTIDELVEEEDFQAIFIGSGAGLPKFMGIPGENLNGVFSANEFLTRTNLMKAFKKEYDTPIKVGKKVAVVGGGNVAMDAARTAKRLGAEVYIVYRRSESELPARVEEVHHAKEEGIKFNLLTNPVEILEDENGWVKGMKCIRMELGEPDQSGRRRPIEIPGSEFTIELDSVIMSLGTSPNPLIASTTEGLESTKRGCIVAEEETGVTTRVGVFAGGDAVTGAATVILAMGAGKKAAKAIDEYLSDK from the coding sequence ATGGATAGAATGAAAAGGGTGTCAGTGAAAGAACAAGATTCTAATAAGAGAATTACAAACTTTGATGAAGTTTGTTTAGGATATACGGAAGAAGAAGCTATAGAAGAAGCCAAAAGATGTCTTCATTGTAAAAAGCCTATGTGTGTTGGAAAGTGTCCTGTAAGCGTTAATATACCAGAATTTATAGAACATATAAAAAAAGGTGAGTTTGAAAAGGCAGCTAAAGCAATTGCAAAAGATAGTGCATTACCAGCAGTTTGCGGAAGAGTATGTCCTCAAGAAACTCAATGTGAAGGTAAATGTGTTCTTGGAATAAAGGGAGAACCAGTAGCTATAGGCAAATTGGAAAGGTTTGTAGCGGATTGGTCAAGAAAAAATAATGTGGATTTAAGTAAAACAGAGGAGAAGAAAAATAAAAAGGTAGCGGTAATAGGAAGTGGTCCTGCAGGGCTTACCTGTGCAGGTGATTTGGCTAAAAAAGGGTATGATGTTACTATATTTGAAGCTTTACATGAACCAGGTGGAGTGTTAGTTTATGGTATACCAGAATTTAGATTACCAAAAGATACAGTAGTAAAGCATGAAATAGATAATGTTAAAAAATTGGGCGTTAAAATAGAAACTAATGTAATAGTTGGAAAGACTGTGACTATTGATGAATTAGTAGAAGAAGAAGATTTTCAAGCTATATTTATAGGTTCTGGAGCAGGACTTCCAAAATTCATGGGGATACCAGGAGAAAATCTAAATGGAGTATTTTCTGCTAATGAATTTTTAACAAGAACTAATCTTATGAAAGCGTTTAAAAAGGAATATGATACACCTATTAAAGTAGGGAAAAAAGTTGCTGTAGTTGGTGGTGGAAACGTTGCTATGGATGCTGCAAGAACTGCAAAAAGACTTGGAGCTGAAGTATATATAGTTTATAGAAGATCAGAATCAGAATTACCAGCTAGAGTAGAAGAAGTACATCATGCCAAGGAAGAAGGAATAAAGTTTAATTTGCTAACTAATCCTGTAGAGATTTTAGAAGATGAAAATGGTTGGGTAAAAGGGATGAAATGTATTAGAATGGAATTAGGAGAGCCGGATCAATCAGGAAGAAGAAGACCTATTGAAATACCAGGTTCAGAATTTACTATAGAGTTAGATAGCGTTATTATGTCGTTAGGTACATCTCCAAATCCACTTATAGCATCTACAACAGAAGGCTTAGAAAGTACAAAACGAGGATGTATAGTAGCTGAGGAAGAAACTGGAGTTACTACAAGGGTAGGAGTATTTGCAGGTGGAGATGCAGTAACAGGTGCTGCTACGGTTATATTGGCTATGGGAGCAGGTAAAAAAGCTGCTAAAGCTATAGATGAATATTTAAGTGATAAATAA
- a CDS encoding DNA-3-methyladenine glycosylase family protein codes for MDFNYIENCTNAIVIKDVRNFELAHIFECGQCFRWYREEKGSYIGVAYGKVIEVEKANNDVILHNATEEDFKNIWAEYFDLYRDYSEIKHMLSKDEILSKSVEFGHGIRLLKQDPFEMIVSFIISANNRIPMIKRAIKNISEKWGYPIEYKGSIYYSFPTVEQLKDATEEELKACGVGFRAKYIKDTVNKIYENSVEQSEQYKKEYDMLWIKNQQDDICHKMLQNYSGIGAKVADCVMLFSMEKYSAFPVDVWVKRAMQYFYLAPDVSLKKIRDFGREKFGTLSGFAQQYLFYYARENKIDVSEE; via the coding sequence ATGGATTTTAATTATATAGAAAATTGTACAAATGCTATAGTTATTAAAGATGTAAGAAACTTTGAATTAGCACATATTTTTGAATGTGGTCAATGCTTTAGATGGTACAGGGAAGAAAAGGGTTCTTATATAGGAGTAGCCTACGGAAAGGTTATAGAAGTAGAAAAAGCAAATAATGATGTAATATTACATAATGCTACAGAAGAGGATTTTAAAAATATTTGGGCAGAATATTTTGATTTATATAGAGATTATAGTGAAATAAAGCATATGCTGAGTAAGGATGAAATATTATCTAAATCTGTTGAATTTGGACATGGAATAAGACTTTTAAAACAAGATCCATTTGAAATGATAGTATCTTTTATAATTTCTGCGAATAATAGAATACCAATGATTAAAAGGGCTATAAAAAACATAAGTGAAAAATGGGGGTATCCTATAGAGTATAAAGGAAGTATATATTATAGCTTCCCTACAGTAGAACAACTTAAAGATGCAACAGAAGAGGAACTAAAAGCATGTGGTGTTGGTTTTAGAGCTAAATACATAAAAGATACTGTAAATAAAATTTATGAAAATTCTGTAGAACAAAGTGAGCAATATAAAAAAGAGTATGATATGTTATGGATAAAAAATCAACAAGATGATATATGTCATAAAATGTTACAAAATTATAGTGGCATAGGTGCTAAAGTTGCAGATTGTGTTATGTTGTTTTCTATGGAAAAGTACTCTGCATTTCCAGTAGACGTTTGGGTAAAAAGAGCTATGCAATATTTTTATCTAGCTCCTGATGTATCACTAAAAAAAATACGAGATTTTGGAAGGGAAAAATTTGGAACATTATCAGGATTTGCCCAACAATATTTGTTTTATTATGCAAGAGAAAACAAAATTGATGTTAGTGAGGAATAA
- a CDS encoding 4Fe-4S dicluster domain-containing protein — MIKFETELKRIKYLVLKEVAQLAIKGNMDKLDMLKIPYKILNEKQAEYRCCVYRERTVVYERAQLAAGFKPDDNLTNELESISDNDQIIYVIASACDQCPINRFTVTEACRGCIQHKCMEVCSAKALARINGKSYIDQNKCRECGLCKKVCPYNAIVEVMRPCKRVCPTGALEINPDDKRAMIEKENCINCGACMAACPFGAISDKSYIVNITRLLKEKKKVYAVIAPAITGQFGPQVKVGQVKNALTKAGFKDMVEAACGADAVVFSESEEFVERMKEGQKCMTTSCCPGFVNYIENQFKDLAENISTTVSPMVATGRMIKEMDKDSYVVFIGPCTAKKSEVLREELKDAVDYVMTFEEIAALLGALQIEPSDCEEDEVQDASTFARGFAQSGGVTAAIQNFIDSKEIDIKFNPTKVSGKDEIKKTLMLAKAGRIPFNFVEGMMCEGGCIGGPATMTSLMKAKGQLIKFSKESESKDVIENKKVENFEKVSMHKHK; from the coding sequence ATGATAAAGTTTGAAACTGAACTAAAGAGAATAAAATATTTAGTTCTAAAAGAAGTTGCCCAGTTAGCCATTAAAGGTAATATGGATAAGCTAGACATGCTCAAAATACCATATAAAATATTAAATGAAAAACAAGCAGAATACAGATGCTGTGTTTATAGGGAAAGAACAGTAGTATATGAAAGAGCTCAGTTAGCAGCGGGATTTAAGCCAGATGATAATTTAACAAATGAATTAGAAAGTATAAGTGATAATGACCAAATAATATATGTAATAGCTTCTGCCTGTGATCAATGTCCTATAAATAGATTTACAGTAACGGAAGCCTGCAGAGGATGTATACAACATAAATGTATGGAAGTTTGTTCAGCTAAGGCACTAGCCAGAATAAATGGTAAATCCTATATAGATCAAAATAAGTGTAGGGAATGTGGATTGTGTAAAAAAGTGTGCCCTTATAATGCTATAGTAGAGGTTATGAGACCATGTAAAAGAGTATGTCCTACAGGAGCTTTAGAAATAAATCCAGATGATAAAAGAGCTATGATAGAAAAAGAAAATTGTATTAATTGTGGAGCTTGTATGGCAGCTTGTCCATTTGGGGCTATTTCAGATAAGAGTTATATAGTCAATATAACTAGATTATTAAAAGAAAAGAAAAAAGTATATGCGGTAATAGCACCAGCTATTACAGGGCAATTTGGTCCACAAGTAAAAGTTGGACAAGTAAAGAATGCATTAACAAAGGCAGGGTTTAAAGATATGGTAGAAGCTGCTTGCGGAGCAGATGCAGTAGTATTTAGTGAATCTGAAGAATTTGTAGAAAGGATGAAAGAGGGACAAAAATGTATGACTACATCTTGCTGTCCAGGCTTTGTGAATTATATAGAAAATCAATTTAAAGATTTAGCAGAAAATATATCTACTACGGTATCCCCTATGGTAGCTACTGGAAGAATGATAAAAGAGATGGATAAAGATTCATATGTAGTATTTATAGGACCGTGCACTGCTAAAAAGAGTGAAGTTTTAAGAGAGGAATTAAAAGATGCAGTAGACTATGTTATGACCTTTGAAGAAATAGCGGCTCTTTTAGGTGCTCTACAAATAGAGCCTTCTGATTGTGAAGAAGATGAAGTTCAGGATGCTTCAACTTTTGCAAGAGGATTTGCTCAAAGCGGTGGTGTTACAGCTGCAATACAAAACTTTATTGATTCTAAAGAAATAGATATAAAATTCAATCCAACTAAAGTTAGTGGTAAAGATGAAATAAAGAAAACTCTTATGCTAGCTAAGGCAGGAAGAATCCCATTTAACTTTGTAGAAGGAATGATGTGTGAAGGAGGATGTATTGGAGGTCCAGCAACTATGACTTCTCTTATGAAAGCTAAAGGTCAATTAATTAAATTTAGTAAGGAATCTGAAAGTAAAGATGTTATAGAAAATAAAAAAGTAGAAAATTTTGAAAAAGTAAGTATGCATAAGCATAAATAG
- a CDS encoding TVP38/TMEM64 family protein, whose amino-acid sequence MLESIRKYIKKNLNIIKEILSDNKGSIILSSFFLFIIFIGYIYYKNFAVLKDPRNIKNIILSYGSYGIIVFLLFQIIQVVAFFIPGEVIQITGGYIYGTLLGSVYSLIGITLGSVFVFLLAQMYGRPLVHKIISKKDLKFFDRLLNIGSVKLIVFLLYLIPGIPKDALGYICGISDIKFKDFFILSTLGRIPGILASAYFGANIHAGNRAILITVGVISSLLFIIGVLKGEKIIKKIGKNVRKL is encoded by the coding sequence ATGCTGGAAAGTATAAGAAAATATATAAAAAAGAATTTAAATATCATTAAAGAAATATTAAGTGATAATAAAGGGAGTATAATATTATCTTCATTCTTTTTATTTATAATTTTTATAGGTTATATATATTATAAAAATTTTGCAGTATTAAAAGATCCTAGAAATATTAAAAATATTATACTGTCCTATGGTAGTTATGGTATTATTGTATTTTTGTTATTTCAAATAATTCAAGTTGTAGCTTTTTTTATACCAGGAGAAGTAATACAAATAACTGGAGGATATATATACGGAACTTTATTGGGAAGTGTATATTCTCTTATAGGGATTACGTTAGGAAGTGTTTTTGTATTTTTATTAGCTCAAATGTATGGTAGACCTTTAGTTCATAAAATAATTTCTAAAAAAGATTTAAAGTTTTTTGATAGATTATTAAATATAGGAAGTGTAAAATTAATAGTATTCTTATTATATTTAATACCAGGAATACCTAAAGATGCATTAGGTTATATATGTGGTATATCAGATATTAAATTTAAGGATTTTTTTATTTTATCCACATTAGGTAGAATACCAGGGATTTTAGCATCTGCATATTTTGGAGCAAATATTCATGCTGGAAATAGGGCTATTTTGATAACGGTAGGAGTTATATCATCTTTACTTTTTATAATAGGAGTATTAAAAGGGGAAAAAATAATAAAAAAAATAGGGAAGAATGTGAGGAAATTATAA
- a CDS encoding TIGR01906 family membrane protein codes for MILKNKGFFIDILLSIILTIIFIIVSVKLTLNFKILYYWDITNLSIIKNTDLNMKEIKENFNYLIYYLNSHKNIVFCLPSLPSSKEGILHFKDVKNIFNFLDKFLFINTFISIPVIYYKLKTTKNVRFLKYSSILTIIMPLSLIIPLTLNFDKGFTLFHRIFFSNDYWIFDPNKDPIINLLPEAFFFHSVLLILFFIILFSLISYILYKNMRKL; via the coding sequence ATGATATTAAAAAACAAAGGATTTTTTATAGATATACTATTATCAATTATTTTAACTATTATTTTTATAATTGTTTCCGTAAAATTAACACTTAATTTTAAAATTTTATATTATTGGGATATTACAAATTTATCTATAATAAAAAATACAGATTTGAACATGAAAGAAATAAAAGAAAATTTTAACTACTTGATTTATTATTTAAATTCTCATAAAAATATTGTGTTCTGTCTTCCTAGCTTACCTTCATCAAAAGAAGGGATACTCCATTTTAAAGATGTTAAAAATATATTCAATTTTTTAGATAAGTTTTTATTTATAAATACTTTTATTTCTATACCTGTTATATATTATAAATTAAAAACAACTAAAAATGTTAGGTTTTTAAAATATTCCTCCATTTTAACTATTATTATGCCTCTATCACTAATAATTCCATTAACTTTAAACTTTGACAAGGGATTTACCCTTTTTCATAGGATTTTTTTCTCTAATGACTATTGGATATTTGACCCTAACAAAGATCCTATTATAAACCTATTACCTGAAGCTTTCTTTTTCCATTCTGTTTTACTTATACTATTTTTTATAATACTTTTTTCTTTAATTTCTTACATACTGTATAAAAATATGAGGAAATTATAA
- a CDS encoding co-chaperone GroES has translation MKIRPLGDRVVIKRVEAEETTKSGIVLPGAAKEKPQVAEVIAVGPGGLVDGKEVKMELKVGDKVLFSKYAGNEVKIEGEEVTILKQDDILAVVEG, from the coding sequence ATGAAGATTAGACCACTTGGAGATAGAGTAGTAATTAAAAGAGTAGAAGCAGAGGAGACTACAAAAAGCGGAATAGTATTACCAGGAGCTGCAAAAGAAAAACCACAGGTTGCAGAAGTAATAGCTGTAGGACCTGGTGGATTAGTTGATGGAAAAGAAGTTAAGATGGAATTAAAAGTAGGGGATAAGGTATTATTCTCAAAATACGCTGGCAATGAAGTAAAAATTGAAGGTGAAGAAGTAACTATATTAAAGCAAGATGACATATTAGCAGTAGTTGAAGGTTAA
- the groL gene encoding chaperonin GroEL (60 kDa chaperone family; promotes refolding of misfolded polypeptides especially under stressful conditions; forms two stacked rings of heptamers to form a barrel-shaped 14mer; ends can be capped by GroES; misfolded proteins enter the barrel where they are refolded when GroES binds), whose translation MAKSLLFGEEARRSMQAGVDKLADTVKVTLGPKGRNVVLDKKFGSPLITNDGVTIAREIELEDAYENMGAQLVKEVATKTNDVAGDGTTTATLLAQAIIREGLKNVTAGANPIQIRTGIRKAVEKAVEEIKVISKPVNGKEDIARVAAISAASEEVGKLIADAMERVGNDGVITVEESKSMGTDLEVVEGMQFDRGYVSAYMVTDTEKMEAVLDDVYILITDKKISNIQEILPILEQIVQQGKKLLIISEDIEGEALSTLVLNKLRGTFTCVGVKAPGFGDRRKEMLQDIAILTGGEVISEELGRDLKDVTIDMLGTADSVKVTKENTTIVNGKGDKVAIKERVSQIRVQIEDTTSEFDKEKLQERLAKLAGGVAVIRVGAATETELKEEKLRIEDALAATKAAVEEGIVPGGGTAYIDIIPKIADLTSDIIDVKLGIGIIRKALEEPVRQIANNAGAEGSVIIEKVKASEAGVGYDALNDKYVDMLKTGIVDPTKVTRSALQNAASIASTFLTTEAAVADIPEKENTPPMAPGMGMDGMY comes from the coding sequence ATGGCAAAAAGTTTATTGTTTGGAGAAGAAGCTAGAAGATCAATGCAAGCTGGTGTTGATAAATTAGCTGATACAGTAAAAGTAACACTTGGACCAAAAGGAAGAAATGTTGTTTTAGATAAAAAGTTTGGATCACCATTAATAACAAATGATGGTGTTACAATAGCAAGAGAAATAGAATTAGAAGATGCATATGAAAATATGGGGGCACAACTTGTAAAAGAAGTTGCAACTAAAACAAATGATGTAGCAGGAGATGGTACTACTACAGCTACATTATTAGCTCAAGCCATAATAAGAGAAGGCTTAAAAAATGTTACAGCAGGGGCTAACCCAATCCAAATAAGAACAGGAATAAGAAAAGCTGTAGAAAAGGCTGTAGAAGAAATAAAAGTTATTTCTAAACCTGTAAATGGAAAAGAAGATATTGCTAGAGTTGCTGCTATATCAGCTGCAAGTGAAGAAGTAGGAAAACTTATTGCAGATGCTATGGAAAGAGTGGGAAATGACGGAGTTATAACTGTAGAAGAATCAAAATCTATGGGAACTGACTTAGAAGTAGTTGAAGGTATGCAATTCGATAGAGGATATGTGAGTGCATATATGGTAACTGATACTGAAAAAATGGAAGCAGTATTAGATGACGTGTATATTTTAATAACTGATAAGAAAATATCCAACATACAAGAAATATTACCTATCTTAGAACAAATAGTTCAACAAGGTAAAAAATTATTAATAATAAGTGAAGACATAGAAGGAGAAGCCTTAAGCACATTAGTACTTAACAAGTTAAGAGGAACATTTACTTGTGTAGGTGTAAAAGCGCCAGGTTTTGGAGATAGAAGAAAAGAGATGCTTCAAGATATAGCTATTTTAACAGGTGGTGAAGTTATTTCTGAAGAATTAGGAAGAGATTTAAAAGATGTTACTATAGATATGTTAGGAACAGCAGACAGTGTAAAAGTTACTAAAGAAAATACTACAATAGTTAATGGCAAAGGTGATAAAGTAGCTATAAAAGAAAGAGTATCTCAAATAAGAGTGCAAATTGAAGATACAACTTCAGAATTTGATAAGGAAAAACTTCAAGAAAGACTTGCTAAATTAGCAGGTGGAGTTGCTGTTATAAGAGTTGGGGCAGCTACAGAAACTGAATTAAAAGAAGAAAAATTAAGAATAGAAGATGCTCTTGCAGCTACAAAAGCGGCAGTAGAAGAAGGAATAGTTCCAGGTGGTGGAACAGCATATATAGATATTATACCTAAAATTGCTGATTTAACTTCTGATATTATAGATGTTAAATTAGGAATAGGCATAATAAGAAAAGCTCTAGAAGAACCAGTAAGACAAATAGCTAATAATGCAGGTGCTGAAGGATCAGTAATAATTGAAAAAGTTAAAGCTAGTGAAGCAGGCGTTGGATATGATGCTTTAAATGATAAATATGTAGATATGTTAAAGACTGGTATAGTTGATCCAACTAAGGTTACAAGATCAGCATTACAAAATGCAGCTTCAATTGCGTCTACTTTCTTAACAACAGAAGCTGCAGTAGCAGATATCCCAGAAAAAGAAAATACACCACCAATGGCACCAGGAATGGGAATGGATGGAATGTATTAA
- a CDS encoding tRNA lysidine(34) synthetase, whose translation MIIFEKNYNKKFLKYVRRAIDDYNMISPRDKIAVAVSGGKDSIFLLFCLKLIQLTAIKDIEIVAIHVDLGLDMNLEPLKNFCKKNKIDLIIEKTNIANVVFNERIEKNPCSLCSKLRKGCLVRVAKSIGATKIALGHNCDDVIETLLMNILKIGKFGSFSPHIDYKDKYVHIIRPLIYLREDLIKDLVEKYNLPVIKSTCPEDKKTTREEMKNLMFKLEEAYPEAIDRLITSLCNIDMKNIWKQRDNHF comes from the coding sequence TTGATTATATTTGAAAAAAACTATAATAAAAAATTTTTAAAGTATGTAAGAAGAGCTATAGATGACTATAATATGATATCTCCAAGAGATAAAATTGCTGTAGCTGTTTCTGGTGGTAAAGATAGTATATTCTTGTTGTTTTGTTTAAAGCTAATACAATTAACAGCTATAAAAGATATTGAAATAGTAGCTATTCATGTGGATCTAGGTCTAGATATGAATTTAGAACCATTAAAAAATTTTTGCAAGAAAAATAAAATAGACTTAATAATAGAAAAAACTAATATTGCAAATGTAGTATTCAATGAAAGGATTGAAAAAAACCCTTGTTCCCTTTGTTCTAAACTAAGAAAAGGTTGCCTTGTAAGAGTTGCTAAATCCATAGGTGCCACAAAAATAGCCCTTGGTCATAATTGTGATGATGTAATAGAAACTTTACTTATGAATATTTTAAAAATTGGTAAGTTTGGATCTTTCAGTCCACATATAGATTATAAGGATAAATATGTTCATATAATCAGACCTTTAATATATTTAAGAGAAGATTTGATTAAAGATTTGGTAGAAAAATATAATTTACCTGTAATTAAAAGTACTTGTCCTGAAGATAAAAAAACTACTAGAGAAGAAATGAAAAATTTAATGTTTAAACTAGAAGAAGCTTATCCTGAAGCTATAGATAGACTTATAACTTCCTTATGTAATATAGACATGAAAAATATTTGGAAACAAAGAGACAATCATTTTTAA